CGGCGACCTCGTCTTCTGGAAAGGCCATGTCGGCATCATGACCGGCCCGGACACGCTGCTGCACGCCACGGCCTTCACCATGAGCGTGATCAGCGAGCCCTTGCCCCCGGCGCGCGACCGCATCCTCGCCCGCAATGGCGGGCCGATCACTGCGATCAAGCGATTGGCGCCTCAGTAGCCCCGCGTCGGATCGACGACGTTCTCGAGCGCGCCGCCGGCCTCCAGCCGCCTGATCTGCGCCGCGATCTGGTCGGCAACAGCTTCCGGCGCCGACATGGCGGCATTATGCGGCGTCACCGTCACGGCGGGATGGCTCCACAGCGGCGAAGCCTGCGGCAGCGGCTCGGTCTCAAAGACGTCCAGCACCGTAGCCCTGAGCTCGCCGGCGTCGAGCGCCGCCAGGATGTCGGCCTCAACCTGCAATTTGCCGCGCCCGGCATTGATCAGCGCCGGCCCGCCGAGCCGGCCGTCGCGCGCCAGCCTTGCCAGCAACGGGCGGTTCAGGATGCCGTGCGTCTCCGGCGTATGCGGCAGCAGGCTGACGAGGATGTCGGTGCGGGCGAGGAAGGCTGCGAGGCCGTCCTCGCCGGCGAAGGTGGTGAGGCCTTCGATCGTTTTTGGCGAGCGGCTCCAGCCGGCGACATCGAAGCCGATCATCTGCAGCTTGCGCGCCGCATCCTGCCCGAGTTCGCCGAGCCCCATGATGCCGACGCGCACCTCGCGCGCTGCTGGCTGGTTCCGGTCGTCATCCCAGAGCGTCTCGCGCTGCTGGCGGTCATAGCGGTGCTGCTGGCGCAGCTGCATCAGGCAGTGCAGCACGACGTATTCGCTCATCCGTGTCGTCAGATCCGGGTCGATCACCCGTGCGATCGGCGCCTCAGGCAGGCGGCTATCGGCGAAGAGATGGTCGACGCCGGCACCGAGCGAGAAGATCGCGGCGAGGTTGGGCAGGCCGGCAAGGCTACCCTCCGGATGCTTCCAGCTCGCGACATAATGGACGGCGCGCCGATCGAAGGGTTCGCCCAGGGTGACGATCGGCAGCTCGGGCAGCAGCGCCGCGAAGCGCTCGCGCCAGCTCTCGACATGCCAGCCGGTGATGGCCAGAAGCAGGCTCATGGGCAGAAACTTTCCTAGGCGGGGATGATCAGCGGCCCACGCGTAACAGCCGCTTCGCCGCGGCGATAGGCGCTCTTCAGGCGGATGCGGGCGGCGTCGAAGCCGGCTTCGCTGCGGGCATGGATGATGCCGAGCGGCCGGTCCGGCCCGACCCGGTCGCCGAGCCCGGCCAGCTCGACGATGCCGACGGCATGGTCGATCTCGTCCTGCGGGCGGGTGCGCCCGCCGCCGAGCGCGACCACGGCGAGGCCGATGCCGCGCGTGTCGATCGCTTCGACCAGCCCGGGCCGGTCGGAGAAGACCGGGCGGACGATCGGCGCGCGGGCGAGATGCCGCTCGGGATGCTCCAGCAGGTCGGCCGGACCGCCCAGCGCCGCGATCATGTGGATGAAGCGCTCCGCTGCGGCGCCGCTGGCGAAGGCGTCCTCGATCTTCGCGACTGCCTCCTCGCGCGTCGCAGCGAGCCGGCCGAGCAGCAGCATCTCGGCGGACAACGCCACCGTGACCTCGTGGAAGCGCGGTTCGCGCCGGCGCCCGGTCAGATGGTCGAGCGCATAGGCGACCTCGAGCGCATTGCCGGCGGCCGAGGCCAGCGGCTCGCTCATATCGGTAAGCAAGGCCCGCGTCGGCAGGCCGGCGCCATTGCCGACGTCGGAGAGGCTCTGCGCCAGCGCCTCGGCCTTGTCGAAATCGCGCATGAAGGCGCCGGAACCGAATTTCACGTCCATGGCGAGGCCATGCAGGCCGGCGGCAAGCTTCTTCGACAGGATCGAGGCGGTGATCAGCGGGATCGATTCGACCGTGCCGGTGACATCGCGGATCGCATAGAGGCGCTTGTCGGCCGGGGCGAGGTCGGCGGTCTGGCCGATGATGGCGCAGCCGACCTCGCGCACGACATGGCGGAAGAGGTCGATGCCCGGCTGGGTGACGTAGCCCGGCACCGCGTCGAGCTTGTCGAGCGTGCCGCCGGTATGGCCGAGGCCGCGGCCAGAGATCATCGGGACATAGCCGCCGCAGGCCGCGACCGCAGCCGCGAGCGGCAGCGAGACCGTGTCGCCGACGCCGCCGGTCGAGTGCTTGTCGAGCGCCGGACCGGGCAGGTCGCGCCAGTCCAGCACCGTGCCGGAATCGCGCATGGCGAGCGTCAGCGCGACACGTTCCTCAGCATCCATGTCGCGGAAGAAGATCGCCATGGCGAAGGCGGCGGCCTGGCCCTCGCTGACCGAGCCATCGGTCAGGCCCGCTATCATCTGGCGGATGTCCTGGGCATTGAGGCGCTCGCCGTCACGCTTGGCGGCGATGATCTCCTGTGGCAGGCGCATCAATAGGCTCCGTCGGTCCGTTCGGCCGGGGCGGTGCCGGCGATGATGTCGGCGAGGACGCCGTAGAGCCCGCTCGCGCCGAAGCGGAAGGTCTGAGGCGTCGCCCAGTCCGGGCCCATCAACTCATTGGCAAGGTCGAGATAGGTCTTCGCATCGGCGAGCGTACGCAGGCCGCCGGACGGCTTCAGACCGACCGGTTTGCCTGAGGCCTTGATCGCCTCCAGCATGGTGCGAGCGGCGGCCGGCGTGGCGGATGTCTTGGTCTTGCCGGTCGAGGTCTTGATGAAGTCGGCCCCGGCCGCGATAGCGAGTTCGGAGGCCGCGCGCACCGCTGCCTGATCGGGATATTCTCCGGTCTCGAGGATGACTTTGAGCGTCTTGTTGCCGCAGCTGCCGCGTGCTTCGGCGACCATCTCACGGGCGATCTCGGCATCTCCGGCTAGGAAGGCGCGCCAGGGAAGCACCAGGTCGATCTCGTCGGCGCCATCCGCGATCGCCTCGGTGATATCGCTGCCGATCAGGCTGCAATTGCTGTTGCCGGCCGGGAAATTGATCACCGTCGCGATCCTGACCGGCGAGGCCTTCAAGCTCTGGCGGGCCAGCTTGACGAATTGCGGCCAGATGCAGATTGCCGCGACTGGGCCAGGCGCCGCGACGGCGCGGGCGCAAAGCTGCAGCGCGCCGGTCTCACTGGCCTGATCGGACAAATCGGTCAGGTCGAGCAGGCGTAGCGCGCGCAGGGCGAGATCGGCATCGGACATGGTCAGAGCTCGCTCAGGAAGGCGCGCAGCACCCGCCGCAGCGCGGTGGTCGCGGTCGCGGCGACATCGCGCGTCTCGCCATGGCTGGGCGCGCCGCCCAGGATGCCCGCCCCCATATTGGTGACGATCGAGATGCCGGCGACACGCAGGCCGTAGCGGCGCGCCAGGATCACCTCCGGCACGGTCGACATCCCCACGAGGTCGGCGCCGAGCGTCTTGGCCATCTTGATCTCGGCCGGCGTCTCGAAGCTCGGCCCGGAGAACCACATATAGACGCCCTCGCCCATATTGGCGCCGCTGGCGGCGGCGGCTTTCTTCAGTCGGGCGCGCAGATGCGGGTCATAGGCGTCGATCATCGGCACGAAACGGCCGTCGCCGGTATCGCCGACCAGCGGGTTGGGGCCGTTATAGTTGATGTGGTCGGTGATCAAAGCGAGGCTGCCGGGGCGCAGATCCGGCCGCAGCGAGCCGGCGGCGTTGGTCAGCACCAGCGGCGGCGAGCCGAAGGCGGCGAGCATGCCGAGTGGCACGCGCATGATCGCGGGATCGCCGGTTTCGTAGAAATGCGCGCGACCCTCGAAGACCAGCACGCGCTTGCCGTGCAGCACGCCATAGCTGAGCCGCTTGGCATGGCCCGAGACCGACCCTTTCGGAAAGCCCGGGATTTCCTCGAAGGGAACGGAGATCGGATCGACCATGTCGTCGATGATGCGTCCGAGCCCGGTGCCGAGTACGATGGCGCAGTCGATGCCGCCATCGATGCCTCGATCGATCAGTACCGATGCCGCTCGGTCGAAAAGCGCATCCGCCGCCATGTTGTCTGCTCCATCGGCGCGTTTTCCGCGCTCATCGGGTCGTCGCAGGGGACGCCCGCAAATCAGGTCGGCAAATTGGCCGGTCCGAACGAGGCTGGCAACAGCTCGGCCAGCGAAAAACGCGTACGAATGCCCTCGGGCCCGGCGATGACGATCGGTATCTCCGGGCCGGCGAATTCGCGGATGCGCTGGCGGCAGGCACCACAGGGCGTCACCAGCTCGGCACCGTCGCCGATGATGAGGATGGCGCGGATGGCGCGCGCCCCGCCGGCGACCATCGCCGAGATCGCGCCGGCCTCGGCGCAGGCGCCGACTGGATAGGCGGCATTCTCGACATTGCAGCCGGGATAGATCGTGCCGTCATCGGCCAGGATGGCAGCGCCGACCTTGAAGCGCGAATAGGGCGCATAGGCCTTCTGCTGCGCGGCTAGAGCCGCGGCGAAGAGCGCGTCGAGATCGGGTTCGGCGGACACCTCTTCAACGCTCCTTCACATAGGGCAGGCCCGAGGCCTTGGGCGGCGTCGCCCTGCCGATGAAGCCGGCGAGCAGCACCACCGTCATCACATAGGGCAGGGCCTGGATCGCCTGGACCGGGACGAGGCCGATGCCCGGCAAACTCACGCCCTGGAGCCGGATCGCGACCGCGTCGAGCAGACCGAAGAGCAGGCAGGCGAACAAAGCCGGCCAGGGCCGCCAATTGGCGAAGATCACCGCGGCGAGCGCGATGAAGCCCTTGCCGGCCGTCATCTGCGGCAGGAAGCCGGCCGATTGCGAAACGGCGAGATAGGTACCCCCTAAACCGCAAAGCGCGCCGCAGATGATCACCGCGGCATAGCGCAGGCCGGCGACCGAGACGCCGGCGGTGTCGACCGCCGCTGGATTCTCGCCGACGGCACGCAGGCGCAGGCCGAAGCGGGTGTGTTTCAGCGTCAGCGCCGTCAGCACGAGGGCAAGCACTGCGAGATAGACCGGTGCGGCATGGCCAGAGATCGCGATGTCGTAGATCGGGCCGAGGACCGGGACCTCCTTGAGGGTCCCAACCAAAGGCAGGTCGAGCTCGGGAAAGCGCGCCGAGCCTTCGAGATTCGGCGTGCGTCCGCCCTGGCCGTACCAGGCATTGCCGAGGATGGCAGTGAGCCCGACCGCGAGCATGTTGATCGCGACGCCGGAGACGATCTGGTTGCCGCGCCAGGTGATCGCGGCAAAGCCGTGCACCAGCGACAGCGCGATGGCGGCGAGCATGCCGGCGCCCAGGCCCGCCCAGGCCGAGCCGCTGTGATAGGCGGCGACCGCAGAGGCGAAGGCGGCGATCAGCATCTTGCCTTCGAGCCCGATGTCGACGACGCCGGAGCGCTCCGACCAGAGCCCGGCGAGCGCCGCGCAGAGCAGCGGGATCGACAGGCGGATCGTCGAATCGAGGATGACGGCAAGGGTCTGGACGATCTCCATCGCCTTAGCTTCCGCGCCCGAGATTGAGCACGCCGGCGACGAGACGCCGAAACAGCCCGTCGAGCGCACCGGCGAAGAGGATGACGATGCCGCCGATCACCACGACCATGTCGCGGGTGATGGTCGGCTTGTCGAAGGAGAGCTCCGCCCCGCCCTGATAGAGCACGCCGAAGAGCAAAGCAGCGAGCCCGACGCCGACCGGATGCCCACGCCCCATCAGCGCCACCGCGATGCCGACGAAGCCGTAGCCGGCGGTAAAGTCGAGCACGAGCCGATGCTGCACGCCCATCGCCTCGTTGACCGCGAGCCCGCCGGCGAGCGCACCCGAGATCGCCATCGCCACCATCGTGATCCGCGCGGGCGAGATGCCGGCATAGGCCGCGGCGCGCGGATTGGCGCCGACTGTGCGGATCGCGTAGCCGAGCCGTGAGCGGTAGATCAGCGCCCAGACCGCGACGAGGGACGCGAGCGCCAGCAGGAACGAGGTATTGAGTGGCGTCGAGGGCAGTTTCAGCCCGAAGGCGCCGAGCAGTTCGTGGATCGGCGTCAGCACCGCCTGCTTCGGGAAGTCCGGGGTTTCCGGCTGCATCGAGCCCGTTTTCCCCATCACCTCGACCAGAAGGTAGACGATCAGGGTCGCGGCGATGAAGTTGAACATGATCGTGGTGATCACGACATGGCTGCCGCGCGTCGCCTGGAGGTAGCCGGGAATGAAGGCCCAGAGCGCCCCGCCCGCCGCCGCGGCGAGGATCGCGAGCGGCACCAGGAGGATGCCCGGCAAGGGCGCGAGCCAGAGGCAGGCGAGCGCGGCAAAGATGCCGGCGATGGTCGCCTGGCCCTCGCCGCCAATGTTGAACAGGCCGGCATGGAAGGCGACCGCGACGGCCAGGCCGGTGAAGATGAAATTGGTGCTGTAGTAGAGCGTGAAGCCGAGGCCCTCGAGGCTGCCGAGCGAGCCCTTCAGCAAGAGCGCCGTCGCCTCCAGCGGGCTCTCGCCGATCGAGAGCACGACGAGCCCGGCGACGACGAGCGCCGCCGCGACCGAGACCAGCGGGACGAGCGCCGTGTCGGCCCAGCGCGGCAGCTCGAGCGGGGCGGCACTCATGCCGCGCGCTCGCTGACGCCGGCCATCAGCAGGCCGAGATCGCGCTCGTCGGTGGTGGTCGCCTCGCGCTCACCGGTGATCTGGCCCCCGCAGAGGGCAAGGATGCGGTCGGACAGCGCCATCACCTCTTCCAATTCGACCGAGACGAGCAGGATCGCGACGCCGGCGTCGCGCAGCGCGATCAGCCGGCGATGGATGAACTCGATCGCGCCGATATCGACACCGCGCGTCGGCTGGCCAACCAGCAGCACCTTCGGCGCCCGCTCGATCTCGCGGGCGAGCACGATCTTCTGCTGGTTGCCGCCGGAGAATTTGGCCGTCTTCAGGGTCGGATCGACCGGGCGGACGTCGTAATCCTGCATGCCGGTGCGCGCATGCTGCTCGACCAGCGCCGGGGACAGGAAGGGACCGCGTCCGAAGGCCGGATCGTCATGGTAGCCGAGGATGGCGTTCTCGGATGCGGCGAAGGCGGTAACGAGGCCGGTCCTGAGCCGGTCCTCGGGGATGTGCATCAGGCCGAGCTTGCGCAGATTGGCCGGGTTGCGGTCGGCAGCGTTGAGGATCTGGCCGCCGAGCCGGATCACGCCGCGCGCGGGCTGGGTCAGTCCTGCCAGCACGTCGAGCAGTTCGCTCTGGCCGTTGCCGGCGACGCCGGCGATGCCGACGATTTCGCCTTCATGCAAAGTGAGGCTGGCGTCTCGCAGCGTCTCGCAGCCGCGCTCATCGACCACGGTCAGTCCTGCCGCTTCGAGCACCGGCACGCCGCGCTTTCGGGGGCTCTTCTCGACGCGCAGCAGCACGCGGCGGCCGACCATCGCCTCGGCGAGCTCGGCCGGCGAGGTCCTGTCCGTCTCGACATGGGCGACCATCTCGCCACGCCGCATCACCGAGACACGGTCGGTCACCGCCATGATCTCGCGCAGCTTGTGGGTGATCAGGATCACCGTCTTGCCCTGCGCCTTCAAGGCCCGCAGCAATTCGAAGAGCTGGTCGGCCTCGGCCGGGGTCAGCACCGCCGTCGGCTCGTCGAGGATCAGCACCTCGGCGCCGCGATAGAGCGCCTTCAGGATCTCGACGCGCTGCTGCAGGCCGACCGAGAGCGTGCCGACGATCGCGTCGGGATCGATGGCGAGGCCATATTCCTGCGATAGCCGCGCCAGCTCGGCCCGTGCCTTGCCGATGCCGCGCTTGAGCAGCGCCCCGCCCTCGGCACCGAGCACGATGTTCTCGACCACGCTGAGCGGCTCGACCAGCATGAAATGCTGGTGGACCATGCCGATCCCGGCGGCGATCGCATCCGAGGAGGAGCGGATGCGGCGCTGCTCGCCGCGCACCCGGATCTCGCCGGAATCGGCCTCGTAGAAGCCGTAGAGGATCGACATCAGCGTCGACTTGCCGGCGCCATTCTCGCCGACGATGCCGTGGATCGAGCTGGCGGCGATGGTGAGCGACACGTCCTTGTTGGCCTTGACCGGGCCGAACGCCTTGCTGATGCCGATCAGCGCGATGGCTGGGGCTATGGCTTCACTCATAGCGACAGCACCATGCCGTCATAGGCGTGCTCTTCCGGTAGTTCCTCCGCATGCGCCAGCATCTGCGGGCTCATATGGGTCAGAACAATGCGTTTCGCGCCGAGATCGGCTCTGTGCGCCCGCAGCGTGCCATAGTCGAGATGGTTCGCCAGGACCTGGTCCCAAGTGTAGCACTCGATGAGTAGCGCGTCGGCGCCGGCTGAGAGCGGGATCAACGCATCCGTCCAGGCGCTATCTCCGGAGAAGGCGAAGATCTTGCCGTCATGGACCAGCCGATAGCCCTGACAGGGCCCGGCGCGCTGGTCATGCACCATCGGGAAGGCCTCGACGGCGATCCCGGCGAGCGTCGCCGCTGCGTCCGGCGTGACCTCGACATAGGTGATCGGAAAGCGCCAGGCATTGTTGGACGCACCCGGGAAATCGGTCTCGATCGCCTGCAACGCCCGCTGCTCGACACCTCTCGGTCCCGCGATGGTCAGCGGTTGGGTCCGCCGCGAGACAAACTGCGCTTCCAACAGGAAGGCCGGCAGCCCGCCGAAATGGTCGCCGTGGAAATGGGTGAACAGCAGGGTCGAGAGTTGGTTGCGAGCGATCCCTGCATTGTTGAGCGCCACCATGCTCGAGCCGCCGCAGTCGAGCAGCATCTGCTCGCCAGCCGCCTCGACATAGAGGCAAGTGTTGAAGCGGCCTCCGGAGCCGAAGGCGTCGCCGGAGCCGAGAATGGCGACTTTCATCGCGCCGCTGCGACGGTGGGACCCGTCACATCGTGCACTTGGAATCCGACATGTAGTCGTGGACCTTGACGGTGCCGGCGATGATGTCGGCGCGCGCCTTGTCGGCGGCCGCCTTCATCTCCGGCGTGATCAGCGCCTTGTTGTTGTCGTCGAGGGCCCAGCCGACGCCGTCCTCCTTCAGCCCGAGCACGGAGACGCCCGGCTTCCAGTTGCCGTCACGCGCTTCCTTGAACGAGGTATAGGCGGCGACGTCGACGCGCTTCAGCATCGAGGTCAGCACCTTGCCGGGATGCAGCATGTTCTGGTTGGAGTCGACGCCGATGCCGAGCTTTCCGGCGTCCGCTGCGGCGCGCAGCACGCCGATGCCAGTGCCGCCGGCGGCGTGGTAGATCACGTCGGCGCCGCGGTCGATCTGCGACTTGGCGAGCTCGCCGCCCTTGACGGGGTCGTTCCAGGCGGCCGGGGTCGAGCCGGTCATGTTCTGGAAGATCTCGGCGTCCTTCTTGCCGGCCTTGACGCCCTGGACGTAGCCGCAGGCGAACTTCCGGATCAGCGGGATGTCCATGCCGCCGACGAAGCCGACCTTGCCGGTCTTTGAGGCGAGGCTGGCGATGAGGCCGACGAGATAGGAGGCCTCATGCTCCTTGAACACGACCGACTGCACGTTCGGCAGCTCGACGACCATGTCGATGATGGTGAACTTCAGGTTCGGGAACTCGGCCGCGACCTTCTGCAGCGCGGTCGCTTGCGAGAAGCCGACGGCGATGATCGGCGAATGGCCGTCGCGGGCGAAGCGGCGCAGCGCCTGCTCGATCTGCGCGTCATTGGTCGGCTCGAAATCGCGGAACTCGACGCCGGTCTCGGTCTTGAACTTCTCGGCCCCGACGAAGACGCCCTCATTGAAGGATTTGTCGAATTTGCCGCCCTTGTCATAGACGATCGCCGGCTTGATCGCGGTCTGGGCCATGGCCGCCATGGCCGAGAGGGCGACGCCCGCCAGCGCGAGCGCGAGAGTTTTCAGTTGCATCGAGCCGTTCCCCTGTCATGCGCGGGGTGGTTGTGCCGCCCCTGCCTGGGGGCACGATGGCACGGCTTTCCGGTGGGGCCAAGCCGGCTGCGCGGCCGGCTTGGCGATATATGTCATATATGAACGGTTCTCTCAGCCACGCTGGATCGAGACGCCGCCATCGGCAAGGAAGGCCGTGCCGGTGACGAAGCTCGACGCGTCGGAGGCCAGAAAGAGCGCGGCGCGGGCGATCTCCTCCGGTTGCGCCATCCGCTTCAGCGCATGCATACCCTCGACGAAGGCGGTGACCTCCGGGCCTGAGGCCGGATCATTCGTGATGCTCGCCGGTGTGTCGGTCCCGCCCGGCAGCAGTGCGTTGACCCGGATGCGCTTGCCGCCGAGCTCGGCCGCGAGCGCTTTCACGAGGCCGATCTGCCCGGCCTTGCTAGCCGCATAGGCCGACATGCCGGCGAGCCCGGCAGTGTAGCCGACGAAGCTCGCGGTGAAGATCAGCGAGCCGCCGCCGCGCGCCTCCAGCGCCGGCGCCTGATACTTCGCGCCGAGGAAGGCACTGGTCAGGTTGGTCTCGATCAACTGGTGCCAAGTCGCCAGGGACATCTCGGCGACAGGTCCGAGATCACCGACCGTGCCGGCATTGTTGAAGGCGATATCGAGGCCGCCGAAGCGCTCGGTCGCAGTTTCGACCAGACGTTGCGCCAGCGCCTCCTCGCGAATGTCGCCGGCGATTGCCATCGCCTCGCCGCCGGCCGCCTTGATCTCGGCGGCAAGGGCGTCGAGCTCGCCCTGTCGCCTCGCCGTGATCACGAGCCTGGCGCCTTCAGCGGCGAAAAGCAGCGCCGCGGCACGGCCGATGCCGGAGCTGGCGCCGGTCACGATCGCGACCTTGTTGGTGAGAGCTGTCATTTTGGGACCTTTGTTGTCGTTCGAGACTGTCGGATCCTTTCGTCGCAGGTACACTGTGGTGCAGACACCCGCTTCCTGCCCCGGAATCGCACCCGATTGCTGGCGCGAGCAGTTCAGCCTAGCTTGCCGGCCATGACGCTGAACGAGGCCGAGATCGAGCGCTACGCCCGCCATCTGGTGCTGCCGGAGATCGGCGGCCCCGGGCAGGCCAAGCTCAAGCGCGCCCGGGTTCTGGTGATCGGCGCGGGCGGCTTGGGCGCGCCGCTGATCCCCTATCTGGCGGCGGCCGGCGTCGGCACGATCGGCATCGTCGACGACGACCATGTCTCGCTCTCGAACCTGCAGCGGCAGATCATCTTCGGGGCGGAGGATATCGGGGCGCGCAAGGTGGTCGCCGCGGCCAATTTCGTCACGCGGCTGAACCCGCGGGTCGAGATCGAGGAATACGTCACCCGGATCGACCCGCATAATGCGCGGGCTCTGGTCGCCTTCTATGATGTAGTCGCCGATGGCTCCGACAATTTCACGACGCGCTATGCCGTCTCGGACGCCTGCTTCCACGAGAAGAAGCCGCTGGTGACGGCGGCGCTCGGGCGCTTCGACGGCTCGCTGACGACGATCCGCGCGCATGAGACCAGTGCCGACGGAACGCCGAACCCGACCTATCGCTGCCTGTTCCCGCAGGAGCCGCCGCCCGGCACGGTCGCGCCCTGTGCCGAGGCCGGGGTGCTCGGCGCGCTTGCCGGTGTCATGGGCTCGATGATGGCGCTGGAGGTGATCCGCGCGATCACCGGCTTCGGCGAGCCGCTGGTCGGCAAGCTCCTGCTCGTCGACGCGATGGCGATGCGCTTCGAGACGATGAAATATGGCTGGGATCCGGACAATCCGCTGAACGGGACCGCAGCCGGCGTCACCGCCTGAGCTATTTCGCCGCCCGCTTGGTCTCGATCACATCGAAGAGCTGGGCCGCGAGGTCCGGCCCGCCGAGCTTCTTGATGGCGCGCACGCCGGTCGGGGCGGTGACGTTGATCTCGGTCAGCTTGCCGCCGATCACGTCGATGCCGACGAGGAGCAGGCCGCGCTCCCTGAGCGCCGGGCCGATGCGCTCGCAGATCTCGAGCTCGCGCTTCGACAGGTCCGTCGGCTTGGCCGCGCCGCCGCGCACCATGTTGGCGCGCAGGTCGCCCGCCGCCGGCACGCGGTTGACCGCGCCCGCCGCCTTGCCATCGATCAGGATGATGCGCTTGTCGCCCTCCGAGACCTCCTTCAGGAAGGCCTGGACCACCCAGGGCTCGCGGAAGAGGTTGGAGAACAGATCGTAGAGCGAGCCGAAATTCGGGTCGCCCTTGCCGGTCTTGAACACGGTCGCGCCGCCATGGCCGTAGAGCGGCTTCATGACGATCTCGCCGAATTCCTCACGGAAGGCCTCGATCTCGGCGCGGTCGCGCGTGATCAGCGTCGGCGGCATCAGATCGGGAAAATGCGTGACGAACAGCTTTTCCGGAGCGTTGCGGACCTCGGTGGGGTCGTTGACCACCAGCGTTTTCGGATGGATGCGCTCGAGCATATGCGTCGAGGAGACATAGGCCATGTCGAAGGGCGGGTCCTGGCGCAGCAGCACCACGTCGAGCGTCGAGAGGTCGGTGCGCTCGGGCTGGCCGAGCGTGTAGTGGTCGCCCTCGACGTCGCGCACCTCGACCGGATTGATCACCGCGGTGACCTTGCCGTCGCGCAGTGTCAGCTTGTCGGGCGTATAGGTGAAGAGCCTGTGCCCGCGCGCCTGCGCTTCCAGCATCAGCGAAAAGCCGGTGTCGCCGGCGATGCGGACCCTCTCGATCGGGTCCATCTGGATGGCGACGTTCAGCGGCATGGGCAAAAGCTCCGGTTGCGGCCGTTATATCGGCTGCGCCACAGCGGCAGCGCAAGAGCCTTCGCCTTGCGTCAGAGCACGAGCTCGAACACGCGGGGAACATGGCGGGGCAGGCGCCAGGGCGCGAGGAAGACGGCATCGGCCCTGAGATTCCGCTGCATCGCCCAGGGATTGCGCGCCAGCCATTGCCTGATGCGCGCTTCGATCAGCCGGCGCTTGTCGGGCGTAATCGCCATGGCTGCGTCGTCGAGCGATGCGCGCGCCTTGACCTCGACGAAGACGATATCGTCGCCGCGCGCCATGATCAGGTCGATCTCGCCGCCCTTGCCGCCGAAGCGCCGCTGCAGCAGCCGATAGCCCTTGATGGTCAGGAAGGCGACGGCGAGCCATTCGCCGCGGCGGCCGGCGAGGCTGGAATGGCGCGCGCGCCGGCTGCGCAGCGCCTCGCTCATGGCACGCGAGTCAATTCGAGGGCGCGGGCATAGACGACGCGGCGCGGCTGCCCGCTCGCGGCGGCGACCTGCGCCACCGCTTCCTTCAGCGAGACCTTTTCGAGTGCCGTACGCAGCGCCTCATCGAGCGTGTCGCCCTGCGCGGCCGCAGCGGAGGCGTCGGGCGGGCCGATCAGCACGACGATCTCGCCGCGGGCCTCCTCGGCTTCCGCGTAGTGGGCGGCCAGATCGGGCAGGGGTCCGCGGCGGACGTTCTCGTAATACTTGGTCAGCTCGCGAGCGACGG
This sequence is a window from Bosea vestrisii. Protein-coding genes within it:
- a CDS encoding 2-hydroxyacid dehydrogenase, which codes for MSLLLAITGWHVESWRERFAALLPELPIVTLGEPFDRRAVHYVASWKHPEGSLAGLPNLAAIFSLGAGVDHLFADSRLPEAPIARVIDPDLTTRMSEYVVLHCLMQLRQQHRYDRQQRETLWDDDRNQPAAREVRVGIMGLGELGQDAARKLQMIGFDVAGWSRSPKTIEGLTTFAGEDGLAAFLARTDILVSLLPHTPETHGILNRPLLARLARDGRLGGPALINAGRGKLQVEADILAALDAGELRATVLDVFETEPLPQASPLWSHPAVTVTPHNAAMSAPEAVADQIAAQIRRLEAGGALENVVDPTRGY
- a CDS encoding cytidine deaminase; amino-acid sequence: MSAEPDLDALFAAALAAQQKAYAPYSRFKVGAAILADDGTIYPGCNVENAAYPVGACAEAGAISAMVAGGARAIRAILIIGDGAELVTPCGACRQRIREFAGPEIPIVIAGPEGIRTRFSLAELLPASFGPANLPT
- a CDS encoding ABC transporter permease, whose product is MEIVQTLAVILDSTIRLSIPLLCAALAGLWSERSGVVDIGLEGKMLIAAFASAVAAYHSGSAWAGLGAGMLAAIALSLVHGFAAITWRGNQIVSGVAINMLAVGLTAILGNAWYGQGGRTPNLEGSARFPELDLPLVGTLKEVPVLGPIYDIAISGHAAPVYLAVLALVLTALTLKHTRFGLRLRAVGENPAAVDTAGVSVAGLRYAAVIICGALCGLGGTYLAVSQSAGFLPQMTAGKGFIALAAVIFANWRPWPALFACLLFGLLDAVAIRLQGVSLPGIGLVPVQAIQALPYVMTVVLLAGFIGRATPPKASGLPYVKER
- a CDS encoding purine-nucleoside phosphorylase, with protein sequence MAADALFDRAASVLIDRGIDGGIDCAIVLGTGLGRIIDDMVDPISVPFEEIPGFPKGSVSGHAKRLSYGVLHGKRVLVFEGRAHFYETGDPAIMRVPLGMLAAFGSPPLVLTNAAGSLRPDLRPGSLALITDHINYNGPNPLVGDTGDGRFVPMIDAYDPHLRARLKKAAAASGANMGEGVYMWFSGPSFETPAEIKMAKTLGADLVGMSTVPEVILARRYGLRVAGISIVTNMGAGILGGAPSHGETRDVAATATTALRRVLRAFLSEL
- the deoC gene encoding deoxyribose-phosphate aldolase, whose protein sequence is MSDADLALRALRLLDLTDLSDQASETGALQLCARAVAAPGPVAAICIWPQFVKLARQSLKASPVRIATVINFPAGNSNCSLIGSDITEAIADGADEIDLVLPWRAFLAGDAEIAREMVAEARGSCGNKTLKVILETGEYPDQAAVRAASELAIAAGADFIKTSTGKTKTSATPAAARTMLEAIKASGKPVGLKPSGGLRTLADAKTYLDLANELMGPDWATPQTFRFGASGLYGVLADIIAGTAPAERTDGAY
- the deoA gene encoding thymidine phosphorylase, giving the protein MRLPQEIIAAKRDGERLNAQDIRQMIAGLTDGSVSEGQAAAFAMAIFFRDMDAEERVALTLAMRDSGTVLDWRDLPGPALDKHSTGGVGDTVSLPLAAAVAACGGYVPMISGRGLGHTGGTLDKLDAVPGYVTQPGIDLFRHVVREVGCAIIGQTADLAPADKRLYAIRDVTGTVESIPLITASILSKKLAAGLHGLAMDVKFGSGAFMRDFDKAEALAQSLSDVGNGAGLPTRALLTDMSEPLASAAGNALEVAYALDHLTGRRREPRFHEVTVALSAEMLLLGRLAATREEAVAKIEDAFASGAAAERFIHMIAALGGPADLLEHPERHLARAPIVRPVFSDRPGLVEAIDTRGIGLAVVALGGGRTRPQDEIDHAVGIVELAGLGDRVGPDRPLGIIHARSEAGFDAARIRLKSAYRRGEAAVTRGPLIIPA
- a CDS encoding ABC transporter permease, which translates into the protein MSAAPLELPRWADTALVPLVSVAAALVVAGLVVLSIGESPLEATALLLKGSLGSLEGLGFTLYYSTNFIFTGLAVAVAFHAGLFNIGGEGQATIAGIFAALACLWLAPLPGILLVPLAILAAAAGGALWAFIPGYLQATRGSHVVITTIMFNFIAATLIVYLLVEVMGKTGSMQPETPDFPKQAVLTPIHELLGAFGLKLPSTPLNTSFLLALASLVAVWALIYRSRLGYAIRTVGANPRAAAYAGISPARITMVAMAISGALAGGLAVNEAMGVQHRLVLDFTAGYGFVGIAVALMGRGHPVGVGLAALLFGVLYQGGAELSFDKPTITRDMVVVIGGIVILFAGALDGLFRRLVAGVLNLGRGS